The proteins below are encoded in one region of Tsuneonella sp. CC-YZS046:
- the prmC gene encoding peptide chain release factor N(5)-glutamine methyltransferase: MTARAGPKQTVTQALREAAGSLAPTSDTARLDAELLMAHALGVSRSDLLLRHGGDPVPEDFAPLLARRLNHEPVAYILGRQEFYGRTFRVGPEVLIPRADSESVIAAALEAMPQPRRVLDCGTGSGALLLTLLAECGEAEGIGIDRSSGAVALARENADALGLSGRARLIERDWTRPGWASDLGPFDLILANPPYVESGARLAPSVHLHEPAGALFAGPEGLDDYRILIPQLPALLEPCGCAVLEIGASQSAAVAAMAADAGFSVEMRRDLGARPRALLLRFGLGKAVIDH; the protein is encoded by the coding sequence ATGACAGCGCGGGCAGGGCCGAAGCAGACCGTCACCCAGGCCCTGCGTGAGGCGGCCGGGAGCCTCGCCCCCACCAGCGATACCGCACGGCTGGATGCCGAATTGCTGATGGCCCATGCCCTGGGCGTTTCCCGTTCGGACCTGCTGCTGCGCCATGGCGGCGATCCGGTTCCGGAAGATTTTGCCCCCTTGCTGGCGCGCCGCCTGAATCACGAGCCGGTCGCCTATATTCTCGGCCGTCAGGAATTTTACGGGCGCACATTCCGGGTCGGGCCGGAGGTGCTGATCCCCCGCGCCGACAGCGAATCGGTGATTGCCGCCGCGCTGGAAGCCATGCCGCAGCCGCGCCGGGTGCTGGATTGCGGCACGGGATCGGGGGCCCTGCTGCTCACGCTGCTGGCGGAATGCGGGGAAGCGGAGGGAATCGGGATCGACCGTTCTTCCGGCGCGGTGGCGCTTGCGCGGGAAAATGCGGATGCGCTGGGCCTTTCCGGCCGGGCGCGGCTGATCGAGCGGGACTGGACCCGGCCCGGCTGGGCCTCCGATCTCGGCCCATTCGACCTGATCCTGGCCAATCCGCCCTATGTGGAGAGCGGGGCGCGGCTTGCGCCGTCGGTCCATCTGCATGAGCCGGCGGGGGCGCTGTTCGCGGGGCCTGAGGGGCTGGATGACTATCGCATCCTGATTCCGCAACTGCCCGCGCTGCTCGAGCCTTGCGGCTGCGCGGTCCTGGAAATCGGGGCGAGCCAGAGCGCCGCCGTGGCGGCCATGGCGGCGGATGCGGGGTTTTCCGTGGAGATGAGACGGGACCTTGGCGCGCGCCCTCGCGCACTTTTGCTGCGATTTGGTCTTGGCAAAGCGGTTATTGATCACTAG